A window of the Verrucomicrobiia bacterium genome harbors these coding sequences:
- the tadA gene encoding tRNA adenosine(34) deaminase TadA, which translates to MAILPAIDDSFWMKKALVEAHLAAEKKEVPVGAVAVFENKIVGRGHNQVESLKDATAHAEMIALTSASQTVGDWRLSGVTLFSTLEPCVMCAGAAILSRIDRLVFAARDPKAGACGSVVDILANGRFNHQVKVEFKPLPEAEALLKKFFKTLRDKPVNKG; encoded by the coding sequence ATGGCTATACTCCCCGCAATTGACGACAGTTTCTGGATGAAAAAAGCGCTGGTCGAAGCGCATTTAGCCGCTGAAAAAAAGGAAGTACCGGTCGGCGCCGTCGCCGTTTTCGAAAACAAAATCGTGGGCCGGGGGCATAATCAGGTGGAATCGCTGAAGGATGCCACAGCACACGCCGAGATGATTGCACTCACCTCCGCCTCACAAACCGTGGGCGACTGGCGGCTTTCCGGCGTCACCCTTTTTTCCACCCTCGAGCCCTGCGTGATGTGTGCCGGGGCGGCCATCCTATCCCGGATCGACCGGCTGGTTTTTGCCGCCCGCGACCCCAAGGCGGGGGCCTGCGGCTCGGTGGTGGACATTCTGGCCAATGGCAGGTTTAACCATCAGGTAAAAGTCGAGTTCAAACCGCTGCCGGAGGCGGAAGCGCTCTTAAAAAAATTTTTCAAAACTTTGCGTGACAAACCCGTAAATAAGGGGTAG